From Clarias gariepinus isolate MV-2021 ecotype Netherlands chromosome 2, CGAR_prim_01v2, whole genome shotgun sequence, one genomic window encodes:
- the slc35a4 gene encoding probable UDP-sugar transporter protein SLC35A4, which translates to MIIIKNVGSSQEDHPGTKRWLLDNRWILLLIISVLIYGSHAPLIALTKSNGRVPFSPSSCVVLIELTKLLISLGALFASGNIHTIRVSISWAAILPYALPALLYAFNNNLVVFMQAYMDPSSFQVLSNLKIAFTALLYTTCLKRRLRRAQWAALAFLMVAGALHSYSSLDWEIPALGGKTARAGLHITAWGLLLVLLYCFVSGLAAVYTEKVLKSQRLPLSLQNLFLYIFGVGINLISYFYSSGTQQAFLDGYSALVWIIVAGQAANGLLMSVVMKHGTGITRLFIISSAMLVNSVLSWGLLGLQLTTFFLLPVLMIAVAVYLYYR; encoded by the coding sequence ATGATCATCATTAAGAATGTTGGCTCTAGTCAAGAAGACCATCCCGGCACTAAGCGGTGGCTCCTTGATAATCGCTGGATCTTACTCTTAATCATCTCAGTCCTGATCTACGGCTCTCACGCACCTCTCATCGCTCTCACTAAATCAAACGGTCGTGTCCCTTTCAGCCCGTCATCCTGCGTCGTCCTGATTGAGCTCACCAAGCTGCTCATCTCTCTCGGTGCTCTGTTTGCTTCGGGAAACATCCACACCATCAGGGTTTCCATATCCTGGGCTGCAATTTTGCCGTATGCGCTCCCCGCTCTGCTTTATGCGTTCAACAACAACCTGGTGGTTTTCATGCAGGCCTACATGGACCCCAGTTCATTTCAGGTGCTTAGCAACCTTAAGATCGCCTTCACCGCATTGCTCTACACCACCTGCCTGAAGAGGAGGCTGCGCCGCGCTCAGTGGGCTGCCCTGGCGTTCCTCATGGTGGCTGGGGCACTTCACAGCTACTCCAGCCTGGATTGGGAAATCCCAGCCCTGGGAGGGAAAACCGCGAGAGCCGGGCTTCATATCACAGCCTGGGGGCTACTGCTTGTGCTCCTTTACTGCTTTGTGTCTGGACTCGCTGCAGTCTACACCGAGAAAGTTTTAAAAAGCCAGCGTTTGCCGCTGAGCTTACAGAATCTGTTCCTGTATATATTCGGCGTGGGGATCAACCTGATATCATATTTCTACAGCAGCGGGACACAGCAGGCATTCCTAGATGGATATTCAGCACTGGTGTGGATCATCGTAGCAGGACAGGCAGCTAACGGCCTGCTAATGTCTGTAGTAATGAAACATGGAACTGGAATAACGAGActcttcatcatttcttcagcCATGCTGGTGAACAGCGTGCTCTCCTGGGGGCTGCTGGGATTGCAGCTCactactttctttcttttgcctgTGCTGATGATCGCAGTGGCTGTGTACCTCTATTACAGGTGA